Proteins from one Saccharomyces eubayanus strain FM1318 chromosome XI, whole genome shotgun sequence genomic window:
- the ESL2 gene encoding Esl2p — protein MPEISVQNPLRLSENGNARSMFLSASQPQRPSTTSSFPMSVQNAARLDLSSFQVLNSSVKRQNSNSVNEDINSSKRRISRSNFLDIEYNNNASSQSEKTTICHSRPNPSVRYLGSPKRALQRENSVEVTRSSPLVSKPASHTGKHIAYDKYTTGIPVKSPNISSSNSLLNMSKSSLAYVDAEPDGPSCNEIIENFQHKKTESDDIHDDDGDDDADPNDLSNSENNNNYNNNNINNNNNNNNNNNTNNNNINNNDDDDNNEREESNVYRPANNKKSSIALIQKLQELYKVIVKQEIELQERCSQLTNSQTTELKSLWTIYRINTELVNNYVTFITTALLPSQPPHDLVIGQEIVEIYRIERRLWVYGTITFLDVLKNFSNFMDPEVCCQFITHVFVSLSTMISDIPSKYSITWLQRLGDLSRMAIALYPSSFIDWKLSAEHWYTEAMKYIYNHGKLYYHMSTVQQNTLEAXVNLGKSVFCQETFTPSPQYMQLVIDNIYQRAFVERNNGNLRNSLLIEYLKHSEAMLLPSFLESPDLQNVVLTYFVEKFGIDANGCNIFNPEDMFIQNPDFFKYFFRHAPSFAQSHILQIVGFGEPKNPFAILFELPKYLKERKDKKERKKSSNNDSSITESTTSNSRNYNDDNDEIMSSTTSISERDFLMEFFNDIDTLRRPIVSSMLTNEAWLESLKFLNMTSLKCGMIVLRKFLHGPLGIALPHFLPWIYFIISICLKSGQLSDPISKEFWILIVKRIFPWDTMVTFMNILIACLLDNETSNPIIGSLCSEYNDLNLAELLEFFNEKEELPEIWRCWGTLWFDTICQKNTKTISSDDDFEEVGIKDYMALDSPTDGIIFDVNDENGEKFWKRACRTIFLFKELSRSFKIGVVINNESSINRSSMPSKNVLGDLSFKLEPLSTLGSSLPTLEGIVDVFEARSENNVDLHAVPELSVIKGGSIFNYTGYKKLCPDYTCFDKNGEFLSASLYTSWYVPNGSNNSETNVISSCEKESEDLFLKCLMSDDQEIDLKITYFVFDATSWLRHSARIFKLAQNRLLKFAICLTTFQELRFLRKSKDENVMEAATRGIITIRQLYYENKVLPLRFTGNVATHIEENLEFEEQITWRTHVDEFVIESIMKAQEKLENANQPHASTYRFNYVILISDDDTMKKKAQEKKIKTLSTRFVFSLCTKLGEQRRLCTD, from the coding sequence ATGCCTGAGATCTCCGTTCAAAATCCGCTAAGGCTCTCTGAAAACGGGAATGCTCGTTCCATGTTTCTGTCTGCATCACAACCACAACGTCCATCAACTACTTCATCCTTCCCTATGTCTGTGCAAAATGCTGCTAGGCTGGACTTGTCGAGTTTCCAGGTACTGAATTCATCTGTTAAAAGAcagaattcaaattcagtGAATGAAGATATAAATAGCAGTAAGAGACGAATAAGTAGATCCAATTTTTTAGATATCGAATACAACAATAACGCTAGCTCCCAATCAGAAAAGACCACAATCTGTCACTCAAGGCCAAACCCTTCCGTCAGGTATTTGGGCAGTCCAAAAAGGGCCTTGCAGAGAGAAAATTCTGTCGAAGTTACGCGATCCTCCCCTTTGGTATCGAAGCCCGCTAGTCATACTGGAAAACATATTGCATACGACAAATATACCACAGGAATTCCGGTCAAATCACCGAACATTTCAAGTAGCAACAGCTTACTCAACATGTCAAAAAGTTCATTAGCCTATGTGGATGCAGAACCAGACGGACCGTCATGTAATGAAATTATTGAGAATTTCCAGCACAAAAAAACCGAAAGCGATGACATTCATGACGATGATGGCGATGACGACGCAGATCCTAATGACTTAAGTAATagtgaaaacaacaacaactataataataataatattaataataataacaacaataataataacaacaatactaacaataataatattaataataatgacgatgatgataataacGAACGGGAAGAAAGCAACGTGTACAGGCCCgcaaataacaaaaaatcaagcaTCGCTTTAATCCaaaaactacaagaacTATACAAAGTCATAGTCAAGCAAGAAATTGAGTTACAAGAGCGGTGTTCCCAACTGACGAATTCTCAAACCACTGAATTGAAGAGTCTATGGACTATCTACAGGATTAATACCGAACTGGTTAACAATTACGTTACGTTTATCACCACCGCCTTATTGCCGTCCCAACCACCTCATGATTTAGTTATTGGCCAAGAGATCGTCGAAATATATAGAATTGAAAGAAGACTATGGGTATATGGTACAATAACCTTTTTAGACGTTCTTAAAAACTTCTCCAATTTCATGGACCCTGAAGTTTGCTGCCAATTTATTACTcatgtttttgtttcattatCGACCATGATCTCTGATATACCATCCAAATATTCAATCACCTGGTTACAAAGATTAGGCGATTTATCAAGAATGGCTATAGCGTTATATCCCTCAAGTTTCATTGATTGGAAGTTAAGTGCGGAGCATTGGTACACTGAGGCAATGAAATACATTTATAACCATGGTAAGCTTTATTATCATATGTCTACAGTTCAGCAAAACACCTTGGAAGCAWTTGTGAATTTGGGGAAAAGTGTTTTTTGCCAGGAAACGTTTACACCATCTCCGCAGTATATGCAATTGGTCATCGATAATATTTATCAAAGAGCGTTTGTcgaaagaaataatggcAACCTTAGAAACTCGTTATTGattgaatatttgaaaCATAGCGAAGCCATGCTATTGCCCAGTTTTTTAGAGAGTCCGGACTTGCAAAATGTTGTGTTGACCTATTTTGTTGAGAAATTTGGTATAGATGCAAATGGTTGCAATATATTCAACCCAGAGGATATGTTTATTCAAAATCCtgacttcttcaaatacttTTTCAGACATGCTCCATCTTTTGCACAATCTCATATTTTACAAATTGTTGGATTCGGAGAACCAAAGAATCCATTTGCCATTCTGTTCGAGTTACCCAAATACTTGAAGGAGAGAAAGGACAAGAAGGAGCGTAAAAAGTCTTCTAATAATGATTCTTCAATAACGGAAAGCACAACAAGTAACAGCAGAAATtacaatgatgataatgatgaaataaTGAGTTCCACCACATCCATATCTGAGCGTGATTTTCTCATGgagtttttcaatgatatTGACACTTTACGACGTCCAATAGTCTCTTCCATGTTAACAAATGAGGCTTGGTTGGAGTctttaaagtttttgaacatGACTTCATTAAAGTGCGGTATGATAGTGCTTAGGAAGTTTCTTCATGGCCCTCTAGGTATCGCATTACCTCATTTTCTACCATGGATTTactttattatttcaatTTGCTTGAAAAGCGGCCAATTGAGTGATCCAATTAGCAAAGAGTTTTGGATACTCATCGTCAAGAGAATATTCCCCTGGGACACAATGGTTACTTTTATGAATATTCTAATAGCATGCTTGTTGGACAATGAAACGTCCAATCCAATTATTGGAAGCTTGTGCAGTGAATACAATGATTTAAATTTGGCTGAACTAttagaattttttaatgaGAAGGAAGAACTACCTGAAATTTGGCGTTGCTGGGGTACATTATGGTTTGACACCATCTGCCAAAAGAACACAAAGACAATCAGTAGTGACGATGATTTTGAGGAGGTAGGTATCAAAGATTACATGGCATTAGATTCGCCAACTGATGGGATAATATTTGATGTGAATGACGAAAATGGTgagaaattttggaaaagggcATGTAGaactatttttcttttcaaagagcTATCGagaagtttcaaaatagGAGTAGTAATCAACAATGAATCGTCGATCAACCGTTCATCAATGCCAAGCAAGAATGTACTAGGAGATTTATCATTCAAACTCGAACCATTGAGTACCCTAGGAAGTAGTCTTCCAACGCTGGAAGGTATTGTTGACGTCTTTGAAGCAAGAAGCGAGAACAATGTTGATTTGCACGCTGTGCCAGAACTTAGTGTCATTAAGGGCGGAAGTATTTTCAACTATACTGGCTACAAAAAGCTTTGTCCTGATTACACATGTTTCGATAAAAACGGGGAATTTTTAAGTGCCTCTCTCTATACCTCTTGGTATGTTCCTAACGGCAGTAACAATTCGGAGACTAACGTAATTAGTAGCTGCGAAAAGGAAAGCGAGGACCTGTTCTTGAAGTGTTTGATGTCAGATGACCAGGAAATCGACTTGAAAATCACATACTTCGTCTTTGATGCGACATCATGGTTGAGGCACTCAGCACGTATATTCAAGTTAGCACAAAATAGGCTATTGAAATTTGCTATCTGCTTAACAACATTCCAAGAATTAAGATTCCTACGGAAGTCAAAGGACGAAAACGTCATGGAAGCAGCCACAAGGGGTATCATAACCATTAGACAACTTTACTACGAGAACAAGGTACTACCTTTAAGGTTCACGGGTAATGTCGCAACGCATATCGAGGAGAACTTAGAGTTCGAAGAGCAGATAACATGGAGAACACATGTCGATGAGTTTGTCATCGAATCCATAATGAAAGCACAAGAAAAGCTGGAGAACGCAAACCAACCGCACGCTTCCACTTATCGTTTCAATTATGTGATCTTGATATCGGATGACGATAccatgaagaaaaaagcacaagaaaaaaaaataaaaacgtTAAGCACGAGATttgtgttttctttatgCACAAAACTTGGCGAGCAGCGCCGCTTATGCACAGACTGA
- the PCC1 gene encoding chromatin DNA-binding EKC/KEOPS complex subunit PCC1: MPLDHTLELKIPFETEKQASIATKVLSPDPILKPQDFQADYSSENNVMLARFRSIDDRVLRVGVSSVIDSIKTIIETMDELS, from the exons ATGCCACTAGACCATACATT AGAACTGAAAATACCGTTCGAAACAGAAAAGCAGGCTAGTATAGCCACTAAAGTGCTTTCTCCAGACCCAATTCTGAAACCACAGGATTTCCAAGCAGACTACAGCTCCGAAAACAATGTCATGCTTGCCCGGTTCAGAAGCATCGACGATAGGGTGCTACGGGTGGGCGTTAGCAGTGTTATTGACAGCATCAAGACCATTATAGAGACCATGGATGAACTGTCTTAG